In the Geobacter sp. FeAm09 genome, one interval contains:
- a CDS encoding FAD-binding protein: MNEVKNGEVTTGLSRRGFLKAGGTAMGAVVLGGLAGCGDDVTKIVKSSTDSGSTTTETLWYGTEPATGTIVEEVTTDILICGLGHGGLNATLASAEAGAKTLAIEKASGPGSVKTYLGAVGTTAQNNAGVNINKGELLNDIARYAGGKCNYDLIRMWIDESGATVDWLASYMAKYGYTHVAEYDVGDGTHGYFKVFPVHTKLLAGDNVTTGTADAIVAEAEALGATLRYDTSLIKFIKDASGKVTGVYAKNDKGYIKISVSKAVILCTGGYEGDAKLYTKLNPYAAGITTIIAGRSYNTGDGIKAAIWAGGRKQETAAVQLFDRGPVKPGDKAGYPFHSDEVMGPFWMGSQPFLKVNMKGKRFMNESAPYDWPLFAAGYQNGGVYCPIFDANYWDNIAGFHTIGCSRQIPSTTVPATGEGQGKANFDETLAQYIGAGIIQQADTIAELATKLGLPSAELVNTVNRFNTLAQNKNDTDYGKPAKDLFPVNTPPFYGYTLGGSLMCTEDGIIIDEHCRVIDSDNNPITGLYAAGNVSGGIFDTNYPELIVGLTCGRAMTQARHAVRHALGIIS; the protein is encoded by the coding sequence TGTCCCGTCGTGGTTTTCTGAAAGCTGGCGGTACCGCCATGGGGGCTGTGGTTTTGGGGGGGCTTGCCGGATGTGGTGACGATGTGACTAAAATCGTCAAGTCATCTACTGACTCGGGGAGCACGACCACCGAAACGTTATGGTACGGCACTGAACCGGCCACCGGAACTATTGTAGAGGAGGTTACAACCGATATCCTGATCTGTGGTTTAGGACATGGGGGTTTAAATGCAACCTTAGCCTCTGCCGAAGCGGGCGCCAAAACATTGGCAATAGAAAAGGCGAGCGGTCCTGGCAGTGTGAAAACATATCTGGGTGCCGTTGGGACCACAGCTCAGAATAATGCTGGCGTGAATATCAATAAGGGGGAATTACTTAACGATATTGCCCGTTATGCCGGCGGTAAATGTAATTATGACCTGATCCGTATGTGGATTGACGAAAGCGGCGCGACCGTGGATTGGCTCGCAAGCTATATGGCTAAGTATGGTTACACCCATGTGGCTGAGTACGATGTCGGTGATGGCACCCATGGCTATTTCAAGGTGTTTCCCGTACATACCAAACTTCTCGCTGGCGATAACGTCACGACGGGGACGGCGGATGCAATTGTCGCCGAAGCTGAAGCATTGGGAGCAACACTCCGTTACGACACATCATTAATCAAATTTATCAAGGATGCCTCTGGCAAAGTTACCGGTGTATATGCCAAGAACGACAAAGGGTACATCAAGATATCGGTATCAAAGGCTGTAATACTGTGCACCGGCGGATATGAGGGAGATGCAAAGCTATATACAAAACTGAATCCCTACGCTGCCGGTATTACAACTATTATTGCAGGCCGTAGTTACAATACCGGTGACGGCATAAAGGCTGCCATTTGGGCCGGCGGCCGTAAGCAGGAAACTGCTGCGGTGCAGTTATTCGACCGTGGTCCGGTAAAACCCGGTGATAAAGCCGGTTATCCGTTCCACAGTGACGAAGTTATGGGGCCGTTCTGGATGGGGAGTCAGCCTTTCTTAAAGGTTAACATGAAAGGCAAAAGATTCATGAATGAATCCGCCCCTTATGATTGGCCGTTATTTGCCGCGGGGTACCAGAATGGCGGAGTCTATTGCCCGATATTCGATGCCAATTACTGGGATAATATTGCGGGGTTTCATACCATTGGCTGTTCGCGGCAGATACCGAGTACAACGGTTCCCGCGACTGGAGAGGGGCAGGGCAAGGCAAATTTTGATGAAACACTCGCACAATATATTGGGGCCGGGATTATCCAGCAGGCCGATACCATTGCGGAATTGGCGACCAAGCTTGGCTTGCCGTCTGCTGAACTGGTCAATACGGTTAATCGTTTTAATACGTTGGCCCAAAACAAGAATGATACTGATTATGGAAAACCGGCCAAGGATTTGTTTCCGGTCAATACACCTCCCTTTTATGGGTACACCTTAGGGGGAAGTTTAATGTGCACAGAGGACGGCATCATCATTGACGAACATTGCCGGGTGATCGACTCCGATAACAATCCGATCACAGGGCTCTATGCAGCCGGAAACGTGAGCGGAGGAATATTTGATACCAATTATCCCGAATTGATCGTAGGACTTACATGCGGGAGAGCCATGACCCAAGCACGTCATGCGGTACGGCATGCATTGGGGATTATAAGCTAG